The Porites lutea chromosome 9, jaPorLute2.1, whole genome shotgun sequence sequence AATATTAGAAACTGAAGTTCAATGTCAGTTCAATTTTAGTTCAATGAAATTCTCCCGACAAAGTCAATTCATTGGTAATTCAGttgaattgaaattgaattgCATTGAATTGGAATTGAATGTAAGTGTTGAATAATGCTACAATCAGCTTGCCATACTTGATACACTCAGTTGGGCTATGAAGAAGAATTTGACGAAGGAAACTATAGTCCCAGAGAGGTGATGACGGATTGTGGACCACTAATGCTCCTTCCGTTACatgtttctttcaaaataaaatgatatttctgCTAAAGTTATGCTAATTATGCTAACTTATGATAAACCTCTATTGAGTGGCCAACCTCCATTAAGTGGCCACTTGCTGGTATCGGACGGTGGCCACTTAATAGGGGTTtacctttatttttttggttctcAGATGTCcttaaaaattggaaatatCTGCGACCATTTTGCAGCAGGCAAAGCAACAACCAAAGTCAACTGACCATCATGAACTTATCGGTGTCACTGCTGATGCTAGGcataaaatattcaaatcatgtgcccaggggggtactccagatttcaagtgacagggattaTCGAGTGgggaaaaaatcaaaacccaaaaaaatccctgcaCCAAAAATATTAAACCATTAAATGatgtaacataaaaaaataaaaacattgaatGTTTTTAAATTGAATGTTTGAGTTGTACCTATTTGCAGAACTACACAGCCCGGATACGCAGGTGCTACcacaaatcttcagattgttttgaatacccccaaaaatccctacttaaatcaagcaaCCCCAAAAATCGTTCAATCATCTGCATCACTTAAAATGTGCAGTACCACACCCTGGGATCATGGGATCTATAATAATAAGTGGATATGAGCATTATTAATGCCACATTAAAATAGGTATCGCTGCCAAGCCAAATAAAATACAGCTTTCACAAGTTGTGAACTTGCAACACCAGTGTGATCAGTGATGTCACTAGACAGGCGGGGGAGCTGAAGGCGTTTGTATTGCACCATATGACGGTTTAGGAGTGTAAACTCCTCCTGATCTACCCTGTGTTGCTGCACTATAAGGGGGAGGTTGATCATTTGTTGCAGTTGTCCCAGGGTTGTATGGTGGAGGAACGGCCGTCTGATGTTGTTCATACTGAGGTGGGGGGTAGTATTGGTAGCCTTGTTGGTAGGGTGGAGGTATCTGTCCCACGTAGGGTGGGTAAGGCTGCGGTGTAGTTCTCGTTGTCCTCACGGTCGCTGTTGTAACTCTCTGTCCTACAATCACTCTTCCATGGTGAACTCGACGCCTTCTGCAAGCGTAGTAAAAGCACATGGAGAGCAAACAAGAGAAGATGAGAACGCCACACACTGACCCGATGATAACGGCCGTAGGATCATAACAGACTGAATCGTACGAACACTTTCCGTCACAACAGTACTCATAGAATCCACAATCTGTGTCACTAGAACATGAATAACCCAAACAGTCAGATCTGCATCGACCGCTACAGCAACTGAGTGAACTCTCAGAGGTGGCGCAATCGGAATTATCGGAACAAACTTGACCGAGGCAGCTTGAACCAGAAATACAAAAATGATTGCAACACACTTCAGATGAACTGCAGGAACTTGAGTCATACCGATAACACCACCCATAACTCTCAGCGAAAAAACAAGAACTAACAGTTAAAAGTACAATCAGCAAAGCTCGGAATGTAAAAACAGCCATGGCTTTTCCTGGATCGACTTGCTTGAATGTTGTCCAATATGGCTTCCACGAATCACGCTAACAACGACGTCATGACTAAAATCCTGACCTGGTGGGGGAGGGACAGGATAGTAAACCTCCCTATCTTCCATCTCTATCTCCTCCCTACTTTTTGGGCAATTTCTTCCTCCTATCTTGACTTAAGCCTTCGAGGAGCCATAAACCTATTTACATCGGGTTTTTGTGTTTCTTGGGTCTGGACACATTTAATTTGTTGGGTGAGCCACAGTTGACTCGAGCCCCGgagggggcacttgggtattttttgggtgagtatgtgccgcccaggactccaaattggaaccccgttctaaaaaataTTTCCGCTAAAATTAATACCCCgatctagaattcgccctaaaactgatactccgttctagaaatgggctaattttttatactccgttctagaaagtttgttaATTGAAATGGCCCTGTTTTttcaaaaagatatttctttatttgttcgacttatacaccaaataaatgcttcttcataatcatccGAAGTACTGGAGCTCTCATCcattcgaaatattataccccgttctagaaaacgcctctgaaatggataccccgttctaaatctgGAGCTTCAAAACCACGACCCCACTGGGCAGCACATACCAACCACTGCAGGcctctagcctgtgtacagacgtcccccctccctcagaaaaaaatcgagagaaaaaaagtctctttcccgattttttctgaggaagtggggacgtctgtacacagg is a genomic window containing:
- the LOC140948704 gene encoding uncharacterized protein — translated: MAVFTFRALLIVLLTVSSCFFAESYGWCYRYDSSSCSSSEVCCNHFCISGSSCLGQVCSDNSDCATSESSLSCCSGRCRSDCLGYSCSSDTDCGFYEYCCDGKCSYDSVCYDPTAVIIGSVCGVLIFSCLLSMCFYYACRRRRVHHGRVIVGQRVTTATVRTTRTTPQPYPPYVGQIPPPYQQGYQYYPPPQYEQHQTAVPPPYNPGTTATNDQPPPYSAATQGRSGGVYTPKPSYGAIQTPSAPPPV